In one window of Chanodichthys erythropterus isolate Z2021 chromosome 23, ASM2448905v1, whole genome shotgun sequence DNA:
- the LOC137014039 gene encoding uncharacterized protein, with protein sequence MVNYCRVLGCTNRSDREKHLEYYRLPKILTNQGEECKKLSEERRRLWLAKLNQDFQGKNLDNIRVCSNHFLSGKRSDLYKKDDPDWVPSVNMRGKQEPQPPKDSLTSRYTRRVNRAQQKLKDAAAHSLLLMDTPDDDSATSDYVGDNICSVGTQTEMSGDFIDSMTSELQNLRTENIQLRSCVENVSSSYDQSAFEGKDEKVLFFTGLPTYQILLALFTYISPHLPVKKSLNAFKVLMLTLMRLRLNVSTTFLSYAFNVSIATASRVFTDVIDVMFIRMKPLVIWPEREQLVKTMPMQFRKQFGKKCVAIIDCFEVFIDRPSNLIARAETWSSYKHHNTVKFLIGITPQGTVSYISNAWGGRVSDKYITENCGFLDNILPGDLVLADRGFDIQDTLGCIMAQVKMPAFTRGKSQLAPVDVETTRKIAHVRIHVERVIGSVRQKYCILGGTLPIDFLMRKDDNFCTVDKIGLVCCALVNLCPSVVDFD encoded by the exons ATGGTCAATTATTGTCGTGTTTTGGGCTGTACTAATCGGTCGGACCGGGAAAAACATCTTGAGTACTACAGACTGCCAAAAATTTTAACAAATCAAGGAGAAGAGTGCAAAAAACTATCTGAGGAAAGAAGGCGTTTGTGGTTGGCCAAACTGAATCAGGATTTCCAGGGCAAGAATCTTGACAACATTCGTGTTTGTTCAAATCATTTCTTGTCAG GTAAAAGGTCTGACCTGTACAAGAAGGATGATCCAGATTGGGTGCCAAGCGTTAATATGAGAGGAAAGCAAGAACCACAGCCACCTAAGGACTCACTGACATCACGCTACACACGCCGTGTGAATCGAGCCCAGCAGAAACTCAAGGATGCTGCTGCCCATTCTTTGCTTCTCATGGACACACCAGATGATGATTCTGCTACAAGTGACTATGTCGGCGATAACATCTGCAGTGTAGGAACTCAAACAGAAATGTCTGGTGATTTTATTGATTCTATGACCAGTGAACTTCAAAATCTGAGAACAGAAAACATTCAGTTGCGTTCTTGTGTTGAAAATGTGTCCTCTTCCTATGACCAAAGTGCATTTGAGGGTAAAGATGAAAAGGTTTTATTTTTCACTGGTCTACCTACATATCAGATTTTGTTAGCACTATTTACATACATTAGTCCCCACCTCCCTGTGAAGAAGTCACTTAATGCATTCAAGGTGCTAATGCTGACATTAATGAGATTAAGGCTTAATGTTTCTACAACATTTCTGTCTTATGCATTCAACGTGTCAATCGCCACTGCATCTAGGGTATTCACTGATGTTATTGATGTCATGTTTATTCGGATGAAACCTCTTGTTATATGGCCAGAAAGAGAACAGTTAGTGaaaaccatgccaatgcaattcagAAAacaatttgggaaaaaatgtgTCGCTATTATCGACTGCTTTGAGGTCTTTATAGATCGTCCATCTAACCTTATAGCCAGAGCAGAAACATGGTCATCCTACAAGCACCATAACACAGTCAAGTTCTTAATTGGTATTACACCACAGGGCACAGTCTCTTACATTTCAAATGCATGGGGAGGAAGAGTAAGTGACAAGTACATCACGGAAAACTGTGGCTTTCTGGACAACATTTTACCTGGTGATTTAGTTCTTGCTGACCGTGGCTTTGATATTCAGGACACTTTAGGTTGCATTATGGCTCAGGTAAAAATGCCAGCCTTTACCCGTGGGAAGTCGCAGCTAGCTCCAGTTGATGTAGAAACCACAAGGAAAATCGCTCATGTTAGGATTCACGTTGAACGCGTGATTGGTAGTGTGCGCCAGAAATATTGTATATTGGGGGGGACATTGCCAATTGATTTCTTGATGAGAAAAGATGATAATTTTTGTACAGTAGACAAGATCGGACTTGTCTGTTGTGCTCTGGTGAACCTTTGTCCATCAGTTGTTGATTTTGACTGA
- the LOC137013678 gene encoding uncharacterized protein — MAEAKDMSGAKQELSLVCQSDIAYFNPGDDVVLSCHLNPAISAASMEIMWWNKEDLVCHCKDGQMIESSEDISLVVPNGTVSADPGSDVVLPVHLSPETSAVSMTVRWFRETELIYQYKNRQEKTNDNYEKQVSLSIQELERGNLSLTLRNFEPSDSGKYTCKVFHDGCLQTGIVHLQEIQKCDEANLRHLHTVLRQVRDDILQEKVQLLTRTLGLLQETLNQGGAFGRISGRSNSMEGIPPFMEDDGMDKPRTMAGETLKRVFGQNIKHITNGLRSMSVPNLAGHHHDQNPRQTGEGNTATQQELFSPNILSRNTQREITSELVLLPTTARTHAQENPGATIQMYQERRRESKSTEQRRSSLPVQESERTSQSSSLLPEDTTQTSDRPEDRTPGTQRRCHSTNTYCQVT; from the exons ATGGCTGAAGCTAAAGACATGTCAGGAGCTAAGCAAG aGTTGTCTCTTGTTTGCCAGTCTGACATTGCATATTTTAATCCTGGAGATGATGTTGTTCTGTCGTGTCATCTTAATCCAGCCATCAGCGCTGCTTCAATGGAGATCATGTGGTGGAATAAGGAGGATCTGGTCTGCCATTGTAAGGATGGACAGATGATAGAGAGCT CTGAAGATATTAGCCTTGTGGTTCCTAATGGCACTGTATCTGCTGACCCTGGATCAGATGTCGTCTTACCTGTTCATCTCTCACCTGAAACCAGTGCTGTGTCCATGACAGTCAGATGGTTCAGAGAGACAGAGCTCATTTATCAGTATAAGAACAGGCAGGAGAAAACAAATGATAACTATGAGAAACAAGTGAGTCTGTCCATCCAGGAGCTGGAGAGAGGAAATCTTTCTCTCACTTTGAGAAATTTTGAGCCGTCAGATTCAGGAAAATACACATGTAAAGTGTTTCATGATGGATGTCTGCAGACTGGAATAGTTCACTTGCAAG agATTCAGAAGTGTGATGAAGCTAATTTGAGACATCTCCACACTGTGCTGAGACAAGTACGGGATGACATTCTGCAAGAGAAAGTACAACTATTAACAAGAACCTTAGGATTGCTTCAAGAAACACTCAATCAAGGTGGTGCCTTTG gccGTATATCTGGACGCTCAAACAGTATGGAAGGAATTCCTCCCTTCA TGGAAGACGATGGTATGGACAAGCCACGCACAATGGCAGGAGAGACACTGAAACGTGTGTTTGGGCAAAATATCAAACACATTACCAACGGATTACGTTCTATGAGTGTACCAAACT TGGCTGGACACCATCACGATCAAAACCCAAGACAAACAGGAGAAGGGAATACTGCCACTCAGCAAGAGTTGTTCAGCCCAAATATACTATCACGGAATACGCAAAGAGAAATAACCTCAGAATTAGTCCTTTTACCAACAACGGCTAGGACACATGCACAAGAGAACCCTGGAGCAACAATACAAATGTATCAGGAAAGAAGACGAGAGAGTAAATCCACAGAGCAAAGGAGATCGTCCCTACCGGTACAAGAAAGTGAAAGAACATCACAATCATCCTCATTACTACCAGAAGATACAACACAAACATCAGACAGGCCTGAAGACAGAACGCCAGGGACTCAAAGGAGATGCCATAGTACAAATACATACTGCCAGGTTACTTAA